In Halothermothrix orenii H 168, the sequence TAAAGAGAAGCCCATATTACTATTCTCATTTACCTTCCAGTCAGATTTATCCAGATATCTATTTATGGTATTAATGGCATCACTGAAGAGCTTTTTAGTATTCCTGAGTTTGGCATGTTGTTCCCTGTAAAGAATATATGCTTTAGCAGTTTCAGCATAACCCTTTTCTATCAATACTTTTTCAACTAAATCCTGGACCTGTTCTACAGTTGGTACCCCTTCATCTTTAAAAAATATATTTAAGTAAGATATAATCTCCCTTGTAATTTCTTCGCCAATTTCTTCTACATCATTCCTCCCTACGGCTTGAGCTGCTTTCATTACAGCATTTTTAATTTTTTCATGTTTAAATGGAACCAGACGACCGTCTCGCTTTTTAATCTTACCGACCATTAATAAACCTCCTCTGATATAGAATAACAGTCTTGAAATAAAATGACAGGGTCAATTGTATCCTATTTTTGTGGTTGTGTCAAGGGACTGCATTAATCACCTTACAATATATAGTGTGTAAAATAAATTAAAACCACAATATGTTGTGTTATATCATTAATTCTCTGGAGAGGCTAAAAATTCCTGCCTGATATTTAAAATAAATATGATTTTTTTAAAATAATTTGTTATAATAGTCAAGAAAGTAAGATTATTGTGGAAGGTTAAAATTTATGACCTTTAGAAAGGTGGGGAATATGAAATTAAAATATATTTTTGGACCGGTTTTATCGAGAAGACTGGGAAAATCCCTTGGAATTGATTTAATTCCCTTTAAAACCTGTTCCCTGGACTGTGTTTACTGTGAATGTGGTAAAACAGATAAACTGACCCTGGAGAGGAAAGAGTATGTACCGACTGAGGAGGTAATTAATGAACTAAAAAAATATCTGTATAACAGACCGAAGTTAGATTATATTACCTTTTCCGGTTCTGGAGAGCCGACCCTTCATAAGGGTATCGGAGAAATTATTTCTTTTTTAAAAGATAATTATCCCGAATATAAGGTGGCCCTACTGACCAATAGCACTCTTTTATACCGTAATCAGGTTATTTCAGAAATTAAAGGGTGTGATTTGATTGTACCTTCATTAGATGCTGTATCAGAAGAGATATTCCAAAAAATAAATAGACCTGTGTCTGGTTTGAATGCAGAATTAATAGTAAAGGGTTTGATAAACCTCAGGAAAAACTATAACGGTAAAATGTGGCTGGAAATATTCATAATTCCGGATTTGAATGATAATAAAAAGGAGTTAATGCTATTCAAGGAAGCAATTAATAGAATAAAACCCGATAAGATTCAGTTAAATGTCCTGGACCGACCAGGAACAGAAAATTGGGTAAAACGTATACCAGAAGAAAGGCTTATGGAAATAGCTGAATACCTGGGTGATAATGTAGAGGTTATTACTTAAAAAATTTTTTAATTTATTGCTTGACAACTCAAAATAAAGATGTTAATATATTTAACGTCGTCAACGAGGTGGGCCATTAGCTCAGTTGGTAGAGCACCTGACTTTTAATCAGGTTGTCGGAGGTTCGATTCCTCCATGGCTCACCAATATCGCGGGGTGGAGCAGTCTGGTAGCTCGTCAGGCTCATAACCTGAAGGTCGGCGGTTCGAATCCGTCCCCCGCAACCATTTATGGTGAGATAGCTCAGTTGGTAGAGCAGAGGACTGAAAATCCTCGTGTCGGCAGTTCGATTCTGCCTCTCACCACCAGATATTATTAACCCGGTTAGATACCGGGTTTTTTTTATTTATATAAGATTTAATTTCATAAAAATACTTTCATAATAAGAATCTGCAATAATATCTAATAAATATTAATTTTTTATACGTTAGTTTTCAATATTTAAGAAACCTTATAATAAACAATAGCTTTACTTTCCAATTTTTTTAAGATAAAATAAAATTAATTACAATTAGAGAAATGAGAGGAGGTAACAATGAAACTTACATATGTTTTGTGGATTATTTTAATAATCTTATTTATCCTTCCTGTTATAAGAAATAAATTATTGATTTATCAGCGTATAAAGCTGATAAAAAAACTTGAGAAAGAACGTAATAGCAGGGTTATAACCATGATACACCGCCAGGAAATATTGAGTTTTATCGGAATACCCTTTACCAGGTTTATTAATATTGAAGATTCTGAACAGATATTACGGGCTATCAGATCAACACCTGATGAAAAACCCATTGATATTCTATTACATACCCCTGGAGGGCTGGTCCTGGCAGCAGAGCAAATAGCCATGGCTATAAAGAAACACCCGGCCCCGGTCCGGGTTATTGTTCCCCATTATGCTATGTCAGGGGGAACACTGATTGCTCTCGCTGCCGATGAGATTATTATGGATAAAAATGCGGTACTGGGACCAGTCGATCCCCAGATAGGCCAGTATCCAGCCGTTTCAATACTTAAAACTGCTTCAACCAAGAACAAAGATGAGCTTGATGACGAAACCCTGATCCTGGCAGATGTAGCCAGTAAAGCAGTCCATCAGCTCCAGAATTTTTTATATTTATTACTGGAAGATAGAATGGAAAAAGAAGTTGTTAATCGGGTTGTTAAAAATCTTTCATCAGGAAAGTTTACCCATGATTTCCCCCTCAATTTAGATGTCCTGGAAGAACTGGGCATTGAAGTTAATACTGAACTTCCCGATGAAATCTATGACCTGATGGAATTATATCCTCAACCAGGCTGGGGACGACCCTCAGTATATTATGTTAATTAGAAATCCGGAAGTTCCTTTATGGCTTTTTTTCTCTGTTTGACATCGGTATGTGTATATATCTGGGTAGTTGAAATATCGGCATGCCCCAGTAAATCCTGCAAAATTTTTAAGTCTTTTGTCTTATGATATAGTAGGGAAGCAAAAGTATGCCTGAGTTTGTGTGGTGTTATTTTATCAGCATTTTTTACACCGGCCAGTTTAGCGTATTTTTTAACCATCATCTGAATGGTCCTAACACTTATTCTTTTACCATGTCTGGATAAAAACAGGGCCTTAATAGCATCTTCATTTTTGGGTTGAATTTCATTACGTTCAGGGAAATAATTTTTAATAGACATAATTACATCAGGATGGAGAGGTACATACCTCTCCTTTTTTCCTTTTCCATAGAATTTAATTGACTGGTCCTTAAAATCAATATCATCCAGATCAAGTCCAACAAGTTCTGAAACCCGTAAACCTGCATAGAGAAAGAGCTTTACTATAGCCAGATCCCTTTTTAAGTTAACCCCTCCGTGCTTTTTTATTGTTTCTATATACTTCTGGGCGTCATTAAGCTTCATATAAATAGGTTCGGCTCTGACTTCTGTTTTACTGGCTTCAATGGTGGCTGCTGGATTGACTTTTATGTATTCATATTTTACAAGAAATTTAAAAAAGGATCTAATTGAATAGAGTTTGCGGTTTCTGGTGGTGGGGGCATTGTCATGGACCAAGATAGTATCACCTAAAAATTCAGCTATATGGTATTTATTAATTTTATCTAGAGAAAAGTCATTTTTAAAGCCCATCTCATTGGTTAGATAAATATAAAAGAGGTTTAAATCCCGTTCATATTCCTTTACAGTTAGAGGGGAATAACCCCTTTCTGTTGCTAAATATTTTTTAAAACTTTTTACTGCATTTAAATATTCAACATTGTTTGCCATATTATTACCTCCTGCGACAAAGTTATCTTTTGCGAAATAACCTGTTTACTATATTCAATAAATAATAAAAATATCCTTCTTGAAACTGTATATAATTGAGGGCAAATATTAAACTAACAGGAATAAAATCCCCTCCTGTTTCATAAATAATAATACTGCCTGGTTTATATACAATATTTTTAAGGAGGGGATAATAAATTGTATCAAAAAAGAGTTGTCAGTAATAACTATTGCAGGGTAGAATGGAACGGGGTTATGTTTTATAAAACCCCTGAGCCAATTGAACAATTGATCCAGTCACCGGAGATTTATTTTAGCCAGACAATTTTTTTTAAGGATGATTTACCTAAAATAATGGGTAAATTACTTGATTTATTTGGACAGCCTAATGGACGCAAAAGCCATCCCTTAATATCACGGGAATATGATCTTGCCGGTGTTTATAATAATAATACATATTATTTTAAAGTTTATGACTGGTGTGCTGACCAGGTAAGAATAAGTTTTGAGCATAGTTTATTACCGGCCGGGGAAGGTTTAACATCATGGACCAGAGTTAATAAAAAATATTATATAGCTAAAAAAAACAGGATAGAGAAAATAATTGAGAAAAAATTTGTTGAATTAATTGAAGAACATGGAGATTTATGTGATTTTAAAGAGAAGTTTAAATATAATGGCATCACCTATGGGGTCAAGAATGGGAAACCGTATTTTAACTATAAAAAAAGCTAAATATAAAAACCCCCCGCCAGGTGCGGAGGGTTTAATTTTTATTAGACAAATTGACCATCTTTCATAATAACCTTTCCATCTATTTTCACGGTGGGTTTATTTATAATACCATCCAGGTGACTATCTACCTGCACATTACCGCCAAAGGTACTGTTATCACCAATGGCAATATGTATAGTTCCCATTACTTTTTCATCTTCAAGAACATTACCGGTAATGGTTGCCTTATCATTTGTTCCAATACCGAGTTCAGCAATGTTTCTGGCTTCTTTACCGTGTTTATCCAATAATTTCTTTAGTATTTCAGCTTCATGCCCACCGCTAATATCTGTGACAT encodes:
- a CDS encoding radical SAM protein, whose product is MKLKYIFGPVLSRRLGKSLGIDLIPFKTCSLDCVYCECGKTDKLTLERKEYVPTEEVINELKKYLYNRPKLDYITFSGSGEPTLHKGIGEIISFLKDNYPEYKVALLTNSTLLYRNQVISEIKGCDLIVPSLDAVSEEIFQKINRPVSGLNAELIVKGLINLRKNYNGKMWLEIFIIPDLNDNKKELMLFKEAINRIKPDKIQLNVLDRPGTENWVKRIPEERLMEIAEYLGDNVEVIT
- a CDS encoding SDH family Clp fold serine proteinase; its protein translation is MKLTYVLWIILIILFILPVIRNKLLIYQRIKLIKKLEKERNSRVITMIHRQEILSFIGIPFTRFINIEDSEQILRAIRSTPDEKPIDILLHTPGGLVLAAEQIAMAIKKHPAPVRVIVPHYAMSGGTLIALAADEIIMDKNAVLGPVDPQIGQYPAVSILKTASTKNKDELDDETLILADVASKAVHQLQNFLYLLLEDRMEKEVVNRVVKNLSSGKFTHDFPLNLDVLEELGIEVNTELPDEIYDLMELYPQPGWGRPSVYYVN
- a CDS encoding tyrosine-type recombinase/integrase; protein product: MANNVEYLNAVKSFKKYLATERGYSPLTVKEYERDLNLFYIYLTNEMGFKNDFSLDKINKYHIAEFLGDTILVHDNAPTTRNRKLYSIRSFFKFLVKYEYIKVNPAATIEASKTEVRAEPIYMKLNDAQKYIETIKKHGGVNLKRDLAIVKLFLYAGLRVSELVGLDLDDIDFKDQSIKFYGKGKKERYVPLHPDVIMSIKNYFPERNEIQPKNEDAIKALFLSRHGKRISVRTIQMMVKKYAKLAGVKNADKITPHKLRHTFASLLYHKTKDLKILQDLLGHADISTTQIYTHTDVKQRKKAIKELPDF